cctctcctcctcagatgaAAGCCCGGGATGAGGCGCTGTGAGGCGGACGTACCACGGGAGAGGCCCCGGGGCGGAGCGGCGGGTTGAGGCCGACAGGAGGCAGCTCAGGGcggacactgaggaggaggaggagacggtgaggatagtgatgaagatgatgctgTGGCATCTCTCTTCTCCTGACGCACCAGCTCCCACCCGCTGCGTCAACACGCACTGTGCTCACGAGCACGCAACAGGAAGAGTCGCCCTGAAGCCTTCGCATTAAAAGCATTTCAATTAGAACCAGACTGAGTgtgattaatatttaaataaaaataaactcacGTCCGCTCAGTTGATCTCTGATGTTTACCTgcttccttttgtttgtttgtttgtttcagaacAGAACTGTTTATTAATATAAGCTGTGCTCTTATTGTGAAGGCGGGATGATTTCCGGTCTGACTGTCGGTAAATTCATACGATCATCAACCTGCTGCAGGTTCAacgtcacacacactcacacacacacacacctggatcTAAGACCTggagcctctcctcctcctcctccttctcctcttcctcctcgtttCTTCTCGACGACTCTCGTTCTACTTCAAATACAAACTCGGTAAAAACATCAAGAACATCTGATGTTTGAgaacacactgactctgctctgattggctacTGGTGCTGCTGCCTTGGGGATTGGCTGGTTCTCTGAAGGTCAGGATGGTGTTGACCAGTTCTTCGATCGAGAACCTGCTGCTGTCTCACACAGACGGACACATCTGTCCTCCACTGAGGACAACAGCTGGCGGACTCCCCTGCAGATACACCAACGAAGAAGAGGATGACCACAGAGTGACAGAACACTGTGTAGAGAACGTCTCCCgactgaacacttgtttcacaCCCTGATAAAAACGTGTTTATGTTAGAACACACAACTACTACACACTGTTGGTCTGCTTACATGGTTTTAATATAGATTCAAACACATGTTCTCTGAGGTGTGTtcgctgtgttttgtgtttaaatcatGTGAAGTAAACAGGACGTTGAAACTCACAAATTCAAGTTTCTAATATGCCAGTGTGCCTTTGAGCAAGGCACGAAATCAAACAAGTCATTCTTGTGTATGGAGGACAACAGCTGTTTATCAGGAAATCAATAAACCACAGTTAATCAATTACTGAAATAAACAGACCAAAACAGATGTATACTCAATCAACATTAATACTCAAACATCCAGGTAGATTTTTATGATTTTctcataaagaaaataattcttACTTACAAAATCTGCTCAGAGAAGTTAAACAGTTAAATGATGATTTCActaattgtttgttattttcattgatCTCTTGATGAAGCAGGTTTcagacagtttgtgtttttacacataaagtttcatcaaaccagaaaaaacatcagattaaaaacacagtcaaggaaaatgaatgaaaacaaaacacaaacacaaacacacctgaagcTTTTCTCCTGCGCCcactttgtgctaagctaagctaagctaagctaagctgtCCTGACGCACTGAGGGAACATCACAATCTGATGCTTCAGACGTGTGACTGAACAAAGTGACGTGAAAATGTAGTGGTTATTTTTTAgcttatttttttacagtaaaaaaacaGCTGTAACTGGCACATATGACGCGTTTACAGTGAAGTGATGATTCTTAATGTGtgtgaagaggaaaacacacaaaacatccaGCAGCATTCCTGATTGAAGACGTTTAAAAAATATCTTACATGTTTCTAAacattcacaaaacaaacaatctgttgtgtttacagcacaaGAGATTTTTGGGGCAAATTAGTTTGAGTTATAATAATCTGGATCTCATGGTTTctaattcataataataataataacaaactcATCTCATCATCTGTTCACCACtaaatgaatgaaacacaaactttgGGTTCCTCGCTGATCCAACGTCTCAcagttttataaaaatgttcttCAGCTCCGACTCTGGAACTTTTCTCTCAGGTTCTTTACGATACTCTGATGTCCAACTTCCGTCTTCTGTCCCGCGTTTGTCTTCTTGGACTCTTCGTCCCGACTGGTCAAAGACGCGCTGGTCTTGTCGAGCTCTTGAGGCTTCAGAGTTTTGCTTTTAGCCTCGTCTCTCTGTTTGTATTCGTCAGATTCCTGATAGGCTCGGCAGCGGTCGATGACGGCCATGATGGAGATCTTCTCCCTGCTGGTTGGTGAACGGATCTGAACgtaattttcttcttcttcttcttcttttgatgTCGAGGCGGTCTCTTCGGACTCAGGCTCTGGAAGTTTCTCGATGACAGTGATCTTGTGTTCGGGGTCGTTGGGTAACGTGGTCTCAGCTGCGATGAAGTAACCATGGAACTCGGCCTCGGCCACCTGGTCATTCAGGTTCTGAAGCTCAGACATTTGAAGTCCGCTCAGTTGAGGCTCCAGCGATTTGGCTCGTTGAAGCCGTTTGCTGCGTTCCCGTCGTCTGGCGTCCTGGCTGCGCTGAGTCTTGTGTGAACGACCCTCGCCAGAAGCTCCTTCGGCGAAGAAGggactggaggagcagctggagtgTCTCCTCACACCCCCGTCAGACATCTGCTCTGGGATGGAGTGACTCCGGCCTACGGGACTCTTCTGGTCAGAGTATTTGGAACGGAGTTCTCGGACGTCAGGCCAGTGAAAGCCCTCGAtggggggaggagtcagagggcTGCgggagggagctggacccatggAGGCCATACCTGAGCTGAAGGTGAGGATGGAGGTCGGACGCTGGGTCTGGTCGGTGGGGCTCAGCTCTAGAGAAGAAGCCTTAAGCTGAGAAACCAGCGCCAGGTCTGATTTACCTGCAAAGATAAAACAATCAGTGTTtaacatttgatttttattgCAACCTGTTTGATCTCCTTCTAAAACGCTTGTAAGACTCTGTCATTCTTTAAAGCGGTTTTCAGACTTGAGCTTCACGTAAAATCCAGATAATCGTCTCCGGAGCTTCACATGATCCTCcagagaagacacagagaaCTGAGGAGTTCATGTAATGTCTGAACGCCTCTTAGGAGAAAACTGGaatcattgtcctgttgtattCACCATCACATTAACCATACATTACATTCACAATGATATCAGGTCACGTGAGCTTTGACCTTCGACCCCcgaaatcgaatcagttcatttcCGAGTCCAAATGACAACTGctcaaaatgtgaagaatttCCCTCAAGACACATTGAAAATGTCTCGCTCAAGAGGACAAGCTGATATGTCCCATAGACCAGAGCGTCTCAGACCGGCCGGGACACGGACAGGTGTCGACTGAGGACTCAGACAAATATTAACACATGTTGAATCTGACATCATCTTGTATAAACATCTGTGATGTGGTCTGAGATTCTGACACCGTACCTGAACCCTCGGTCTCCTCCAGCACGCAGGGTAAACTCTTCTTACTGGTCAAGACGCCCGGACTTCGCTGTCTCATCTCCGGCTTGGTGGGTTTGATTCGCTGGCTGTACTGGCGAGCCAGGTGCTGGACTTTGCTCTTCATGTTGTCCAGGTCTTTGCTTGAGTCCTCGCGGGGCCTCTCTGCCCCTGCCCTCAGTTGAGTGACTCGCAGAACCGGAGCCCTGAGGACGACAGCCTCTTCCCCAGAAACCTTCAGACTTCCCGTGTAAGTCCCGTCGGAGGATCTTTGCTTGGGGGTTGAAGGGCTCGTTGACTCTTCTGGGACGGTGCTGAGGTCGGACTCTTCACTCTCTCGCTCACAGCTGTTGTTTGGGATCTTGGTGACAGCCTCAGTTGCTCTGGAGTTTGTCGGAGCTTCGCTGTCGTCGCTGTGGGATCTGGTGGTCTCTCGCTCCATCGCCTGCCAGATCTTGATCATTTCAGATGAGGGTCTGAACTCCTCACCCTCAGATGGATCCTTCTGCAGGCTCTGATATCTGAGGCTGTCTTCTGAATCTCCTGGATCTGAGCTTCTCTGATCAGACTTTAAAGAGTCTAAAGAGTCACTGGAAACCAAGCGACAGCGGGTGTCTGTGGGTAAGGTGGACTGTAACTCCACTGACGATGGGTGGAGACCGGAgagggtggtggaggtggagggattGGTCTGGACGTGGTTATCCTTCGGGACGCTGTCGAAGCGGCTGACCGAGCTCCTGACGAGCCCGGTTGGGATGTAGGTCAGACTCTCTCTGCGCTGGAGGCTGAAGGTGGCGTCCTGGCTCTCCGCATATTCATAGTAACTCTTGATTTTGCCAATGAGCAGCTGGTCCTGTTTGGACAGGATGGAGTCCCGCCTCCGTTGAATGCTTCTATCGGCGTCAAAGAGGCTGTCGTCCTGAGGAGACAACTGAGTCAAATCTGTTGCTCGTAAAGTCTCCGCAGCCTCAGAAGAGACGCTGCTGAACCTTGAAGGTTGGTCGGGGGGTTCTGCACTGaggctgaggctgctgctggttctgctCGGTAACCGTGGAGAAGCGAAGCCGAAGAAGCGGGCCTTGTCTGGAGTTTTACCGCCTCGTTTGATGCTGCTGGTGAAGTGCTGAGCGATGGAGCTGGCTTTGTCCAGAACAGAAGATGGAAGAATACTTGTGGCTCCATCCTCTTTCTCTGAAGccttcttgtcctcctcctcttcttcagatgATTCCGCACTGCTCAAGGTTCTTGAATCTGAATCTGGCGTGGCGGACAGCGGCTCCTCTGGGGGGACTGGATCTCCTTCAGGTTTCAGTTCTTCTGAACTTTGAGGAGACACTGAGATCACAGGAGGCTCCAGATCCGAAAAGTCTGGTTCAGCGATTTCTGTCAGTCCAGGTTCTGACGTCTtatcctgcagcagctcatcgATGGACAGCTATGACGAAGAAAATCCaaataacatttataaaatgtctaaaatattcaaatgtgaTCTGAAGATTCAGAGACAAGTTTGTGAGACTGCTTTAGAGAAGTTTTTTAAAGCTATAAAGAATTCAAGATAAAGTTTCCAATATTTAAACACGAGTCCTCCGCTGACACTCACCTGCTCAGATGTCGCTTCAGCTCCAACGTCTGTCACAAGATGTTTGTTCAGGTCGAGTGAGGAGGTGTCGCCGCCGTCCTGCATAAACAACTCTCATATCAGCTGATcaaaacaaagtaaacatcaaaacaacaaacaagtgTCACTGGTTTTCTAAAGGATTAgttcacagaaataaaacagttttatatgTTTCAGACGTTTTCTAAGTTTTGAATTTTTTCCCTTCTCTGTCCCGAGAGAAGAAACAtcagacacaaataaaactttattcataGATTGATACCAAAGTGAAATTACCCTTTAATACAAAAACTGATGAATCATcttcaaatgaaacacaactgaaaccgaacttacaaataaacaaaacaaacatctgcttcCACGTGCAGCTCCACAGAAATAAGGTTCTGAGTCGTCTCACATCCATTCATCAGAACATTTGAAGTATAGCTTAGCATAAAAACTGGAAGCAGAGGGAAAtggttagcctgttagcttagcataaaggtCAGACTCAGGTTCCATTGACAGCAGAGCTGTGTTATGTTTCGCTCCTGCTGCTTTCGGACTTTCAGGTTCGAGTTCATTTGTAGTTTGTTTAATAAGAACCTACAGAACCTTCAAAACTAGAGAAACCTCCAGAACCTTAAGAAACTTCAGAACCTGAAGAACTTTCACCACACACTGAAACCTCAGAACTATCTCAACCTACATAAAAGACTTCAGAATCTACAGAACCTTCACAACCTCAGGAACCTACAGAACCATCACCTAGAGAACTTTCAAATCCTAAAGAACCTCCATAACCCCTCAGAATCGACAAAACCTTCCTAACCTTCGGAATCTACAGAAACATCAGAACTTTCTAAACCCACAGAACCATAAGAAACTTCAGAACCTACAGATCCATGTAAACCTACAGAACCTAGTGACGTCCTGAGTCTGACCTCTAAAGAACTCTACCTTCTTGACACAGTGAATCAgttcatctccagctccagaaCACCTGAAGAACCGGAGCTAGAACGGGTTTGTCATCGCTGCCAGAGGGTCGAGATCCGTGTGGAACATGTGTTCCGGTGTTAGTTCCACACGTGAAGCTCATGCAGCACGGAGAGCTCCAGAGCAGCGCTGTGAGTTGTCGTTGAGCGGCTGTTACAAGTGACGTGTTATGGCGTTGGCTCAATGAGGAAGACGAGCCGGCTGGCGGCAGAAAGCCTCACCATCACCGAGGAGGACGGAGAGTTCTGGAACCTACGGTGCCAGCAGTCCAAGGCAGCGAGCATGGAGCTGGTGAAGTCGTCCACCTGGTCGTCCTCCAGAGGGATCTCGTCCAGCTCGCTGTCCGCCGCCTGCCGAGGGCGCTGCAGAGacaaactctcctcctcctcttcctctctgaagatcagctgcttctcccccccccccctcgccaaCCCAGCTGATCCTTCCACCTCAGACTcttccagaccagacgccagcATGTTGCCGCTGATGGCGGCCTGCAGAGGGTGTCTCTCAAACGCTgaccccccctccctgtctgAGACctgcaggggtcagaggtcaatcaCTTCCCACAGAGGGTGCTACTGTGATGGTTTTAAAATAAGTTGtttaattataaatgtattcaattatacatttattcaatTACAAATATACTAAATTACCTTCATTAAAAcagtttaatattcatgtttaactgtttttactattttattagtttgtattaaaaaacaattccaccactagagggcagagcAAACACTGTGTTCAGGATCTTCTATCTGCGTGGTCTTACTGACTGGTTAGAAGAACCGAGGAAAGAATAAAGCTCACCTGAAAGATGTCTgaggtcatcatcatcatcatcgtcatcgtcatcagcagcagcagcagcatcagaagaagaagaagaagaagaagaagaagaagaagaagaagaagaagaagaagaagaagaagactaaACATGATTTTTGgttcaaacagagaaaagtaTTTTGTTGACATAACAAATGATCATGAGAGCTTCTGATTCATGTGGTAGATGGAGAAATTGATTTGATGTATCAAATAATAAGAGATTTgtaaaactgacaaacaaacaaacctctgaCGACTGGTT
This genomic window from Platichthys flesus chromosome 18, fPlaFle2.1, whole genome shotgun sequence contains:
- the LOC133973178 gene encoding pleckstrin homology domain-containing family G member 3-like isoform X1, with translation MIHGQTRTRGHTGTQGHTRTHTNLSRDSGVRAMPEGSVIVSSDVSMSEESPRLSTASISSNDRAPSATPSDTELPLSDPRPVSLISTLSSGSRDDSLAPPPFSQTSAPGFSPDPSPAGHGVEESRPCPPCHSKGWSLGLTQNNNNNKESPASRASRGRQQTAPLMTGSMTPKPQLTYLDRVVMEIIETERMYVRDLRMIVEDYLAHIIDCSSVSIRPEQVCSLFGNIEDIYEFNSELLQDLDQCDHDPVGVARCFVLKSEYFEIYTQYCTNYPNSVAALTDCMRIKSLAKFFRERQAQLKRSLPLGSYLLKPVQRILKYHLLLQEIAKHFDPEEEGYEVVEEAIYTMTGVAWYINDMKRKHEHAVRLQEVQSLLLNWKGPDLTTYGELVLEGTFKVHRAKNERTLFLFDRVLLITKRRGEHYVYKTHISCSTLMLIENAKDSLSFSVTHYKHPKQPHTVQAKTVEEKRLWAHHIKRIILENHHAIIPQKAKDAILEMDSIYPPRYRFSPERRKKAASSQCEDARGGRRESEPNHQNLKPVVRDIFQDGGDTSSLDLNKHLVTDVGAEATSEQLSIDELLQDKTSEPGLTEIAEPDFSDLEPPVISVSPQSSEELKPEGDPVPPEEPLSATPDSDSRTLSSAESSEEEEEDKKASEKEDGATSILPSSVLDKASSIAQHFTSSIKRGGKTPDKARFFGFASPRLPSRTSSSLSLSAEPPDQPSRFSSVSSEAAETLRATDLTQLSPQDDSLFDADRSIQRRRDSILSKQDQLLIGKIKSYYEYAESQDATFSLQRRESLTYIPTGLVRSSVSRFDSVPKDNHVQTNPSTSTTLSGLHPSSVELQSTLPTDTRCRLVSSDSLDSLKSDQRSSDPGDSEDSLRYQSLQKDPSEGEEFRPSSEMIKIWQAMERETTRSHSDDSEAPTNSRATEAVTKIPNNSCERESEESDLSTVPEESTSPSTPKQRSSDGTYTGSLKVSGEEAVVLRAPVLRVTQLRAGAERPREDSSKDLDNMKSKVQHLARQYSQRIKPTKPEMRQRSPGVLTSKKSLPCVLEETEGSGKSDLALVSQLKASSLELSPTDQTQRPTSILTFSSGMASMGPAPSRSPLTPPPIEGFHWPDVRELRSKYSDQKSPVGRSHSIPEQMSDGGVRRHSSCSSSPFFAEGASGEGRSHKTQRSQDARRRERSKRLQRAKSLEPQLSGLQMSELQNLNDQVAEAEFHGYFIAAETTLPNDPEHKITVIEKLPEPESEETASTSKEEEEEENYVQIRSPTSREKISIMAVIDRCRAYQESDEYKQRDEAKSKTLKPQELDKTSASLTSRDEESKKTNAGQKTEVGHQSIVKNLREKFQSRS
- the LOC133973178 gene encoding pleckstrin homology domain-containing family G member 3-like isoform X2 — encoded protein: MIHGQTRTRGHTGTQGHTRTHTNLSRDSGVRAMPEGSVIVSSDVSMSEESPRLSTASISSNDRAPSATPSDTELPLSDPRPVSLISTLSSGSRDDSLAPPPFSQTSAPGFSPDPSPAGHGVEESRPCPPCHSKGWSLGLTQNNNNNKESPASRASRGRQQTAPLMTGSMTPKPQLTYLDRVVMEIIETERMYVRDLRMIVEDYLAHIIDCSSVSIRPEQVCSLFGNIEDIYEFNSELLQDLDQCDHDPVGVARCFVLKSEYFEIYTQYCTNYPNSVAALTDCMRIKSLAKFFRERQAQLKRSLPLGSYLLKPVQRILKYHLLLQEIAKHFDPEEEGYEVVEEAIYTMTGVAWYINDMKRKHEHAVRLQEVQSLLLNWKGPDLTTYGELVLEGTFKVHRAKNERTLFLFDRVLLITKRRGEHYVYKTHISCSTLMLIENAKDSLSFSVTHYKHPKQPHTVQAKTVEEKRLWAHHIKRIILENHHAIIPQKAKDAILEMDSIYPPRYRFSPERRKKAASSQCEDARGGRQPNHQNLKPVVRDIFQDGGDTSSLDLNKHLVTDVGAEATSEQLSIDELLQDKTSEPGLTEIAEPDFSDLEPPVISVSPQSSEELKPEGDPVPPEEPLSATPDSDSRTLSSAESSEEEEEDKKASEKEDGATSILPSSVLDKASSIAQHFTSSIKRGGKTPDKARFFGFASPRLPSRTSSSLSLSAEPPDQPSRFSSVSSEAAETLRATDLTQLSPQDDSLFDADRSIQRRRDSILSKQDQLLIGKIKSYYEYAESQDATFSLQRRESLTYIPTGLVRSSVSRFDSVPKDNHVQTNPSTSTTLSGLHPSSVELQSTLPTDTRCRLVSSDSLDSLKSDQRSSDPGDSEDSLRYQSLQKDPSEGEEFRPSSEMIKIWQAMERETTRSHSDDSEAPTNSRATEAVTKIPNNSCERESEESDLSTVPEESTSPSTPKQRSSDGTYTGSLKVSGEEAVVLRAPVLRVTQLRAGAERPREDSSKDLDNMKSKVQHLARQYSQRIKPTKPEMRQRSPGVLTSKKSLPCVLEETEGSGKSDLALVSQLKASSLELSPTDQTQRPTSILTFSSGMASMGPAPSRSPLTPPPIEGFHWPDVRELRSKYSDQKSPVGRSHSIPEQMSDGGVRRHSSCSSSPFFAEGASGEGRSHKTQRSQDARRRERSKRLQRAKSLEPQLSGLQMSELQNLNDQVAEAEFHGYFIAAETTLPNDPEHKITVIEKLPEPESEETASTSKEEEEEENYVQIRSPTSREKISIMAVIDRCRAYQESDEYKQRDEAKSKTLKPQELDKTSASLTSRDEESKKTNAGQKTEVGHQSIVKNLREKFQSRS
- the LOC133973178 gene encoding pleckstrin homology domain-containing family G member 3-like isoform X3 gives rise to the protein MTSVRAMPEGSVIVSSDVSMSEESPRLSTASISSNDRAPSATPSDTELPLSDPRPVSLISTLSSGSRDDSLAPPPFSQTSAPGFSPDPSPAGHGVEESRPCPPCHSKGWSLGLTQNNNNNKESPASRASRGRQQTAPLMTGSMTPKPQLTYLDRVVMEIIETERMYVRDLRMIVEDYLAHIIDCSSVSIRPEQVCSLFGNIEDIYEFNSELLQDLDQCDHDPVGVARCFVLKSEYFEIYTQYCTNYPNSVAALTDCMRIKSLAKFFRERQAQLKRSLPLGSYLLKPVQRILKYHLLLQEIAKHFDPEEEGYEVVEEAIYTMTGVAWYINDMKRKHEHAVRLQEVQSLLLNWKGPDLTTYGELVLEGTFKVHRAKNERTLFLFDRVLLITKRRGEHYVYKTHISCSTLMLIENAKDSLSFSVTHYKHPKQPHTVQAKTVEEKRLWAHHIKRIILENHHAIIPQKAKDAILEMDSIYPPRYRFSPERRKKAASSQCEDARGGRRESEPNHQNLKPVVRDIFQDGGDTSSLDLNKHLVTDVGAEATSEQLSIDELLQDKTSEPGLTEIAEPDFSDLEPPVISVSPQSSEELKPEGDPVPPEEPLSATPDSDSRTLSSAESSEEEEEDKKASEKEDGATSILPSSVLDKASSIAQHFTSSIKRGGKTPDKARFFGFASPRLPSRTSSSLSLSAEPPDQPSRFSSVSSEAAETLRATDLTQLSPQDDSLFDADRSIQRRRDSILSKQDQLLIGKIKSYYEYAESQDATFSLQRRESLTYIPTGLVRSSVSRFDSVPKDNHVQTNPSTSTTLSGLHPSSVELQSTLPTDTRCRLVSSDSLDSLKSDQRSSDPGDSEDSLRYQSLQKDPSEGEEFRPSSEMIKIWQAMERETTRSHSDDSEAPTNSRATEAVTKIPNNSCERESEESDLSTVPEESTSPSTPKQRSSDGTYTGSLKVSGEEAVVLRAPVLRVTQLRAGAERPREDSSKDLDNMKSKVQHLARQYSQRIKPTKPEMRQRSPGVLTSKKSLPCVLEETEGSGKSDLALVSQLKASSLELSPTDQTQRPTSILTFSSGMASMGPAPSRSPLTPPPIEGFHWPDVRELRSKYSDQKSPVGRSHSIPEQMSDGGVRRHSSCSSSPFFAEGASGEGRSHKTQRSQDARRRERSKRLQRAKSLEPQLSGLQMSELQNLNDQVAEAEFHGYFIAAETTLPNDPEHKITVIEKLPEPESEETASTSKEEEEEENYVQIRSPTSREKISIMAVIDRCRAYQESDEYKQRDEAKSKTLKPQELDKTSASLTSRDEESKKTNAGQKTEVGHQSIVKNLREKFQSRS